A genomic segment from Aquila chrysaetos chrysaetos chromosome 11, bAquChr1.4, whole genome shotgun sequence encodes:
- the UBTD1 gene encoding ubiquitin domain-containing protein 1 isoform X1 — MGGCVGRQRRERPAAGNPRKRAGRNEPLKKERPKWKSDYPMTDGQLRSKRDEFWDTAPAFEGRKEIWDALKAAAYAVEANDHSLAQAILDGASITLPHGSLTECYDELGNRYQLPVYCLAPPVNLILERSEEEMAEPAEPLPNARREFALKVRLSTGKDLRLSASMGDTIGQLKKQLQVQEGIDLAWQRWFFSGKLLTDRTRLQETKIQKDFVVQVIVNQPLPPRN, encoded by the exons ATGGGCGGCTGCGTGGGGCGGCAGCGCCGGGAGCGGCCCGCCGCCGGGAACCCCCGCAAGCGAGCAg gccgCAATGAGCCCCTGAAGAAGGAGCGTCCCAAGTGGAAGAGCGACTACCCCATGACGGATGGGCAGCTGCGCAGCAAGCGGGATGAGTTTTGGGACACGGCACCTGCCTTCGAGGGCCGCAAGGAGATCTGGGATGCCCTGAAGGCAGCTGCCTATGCCGTGGAGGCCAACGACCACAGCCTGGCCCAGGCCATCCTCGATGGAGCCAGCATCACCCTGCCCCACG GGTCCCTGACAGAGTGCTACGATGAGCTGGGCAACCGGTACCAGCTGCCTGTCTACTGCCTGGCACCTCCCGTCAACCTGATTCTGGAGCGGAGTGAGGAGGAGATGGCGGAGCCAGCCGAGCCCCTGCCCAATGCCCGGCGGGAGTTCGCCCTCAAGGTGCGGCTCTCCACCGGCAAGGACCTGCGGCTCAGCGCCAGCATGGGCGACACCATCGGGcagctgaagaagcagctgcaggtgCAGGAGGGCATTGACCTGGCCTGGCAGCGCTGGTTCTTCTCGGGCAAGCTGCTCACTGACCGCACACGGCTGCAGGAGACCAAGATCCAGAAGGATTTTGTTGTGCAAGTGATCGTCAACCAGCCCCTGCCGCCCAGGAACTGA
- the UBTD1 gene encoding ubiquitin domain-containing protein 1 isoform X2 codes for MSLGGGSCYAASGILGRNEPLKKERPKWKSDYPMTDGQLRSKRDEFWDTAPAFEGRKEIWDALKAAAYAVEANDHSLAQAILDGASITLPHGSLTECYDELGNRYQLPVYCLAPPVNLILERSEEEMAEPAEPLPNARREFALKVRLSTGKDLRLSASMGDTIGQLKKQLQVQEGIDLAWQRWFFSGKLLTDRTRLQETKIQKDFVVQVIVNQPLPPRN; via the exons ATGTCACTTGGCGGGGGCAGCTGCTATGCAGCCAGTGGGATCTTGG gccgCAATGAGCCCCTGAAGAAGGAGCGTCCCAAGTGGAAGAGCGACTACCCCATGACGGATGGGCAGCTGCGCAGCAAGCGGGATGAGTTTTGGGACACGGCACCTGCCTTCGAGGGCCGCAAGGAGATCTGGGATGCCCTGAAGGCAGCTGCCTATGCCGTGGAGGCCAACGACCACAGCCTGGCCCAGGCCATCCTCGATGGAGCCAGCATCACCCTGCCCCACG GGTCCCTGACAGAGTGCTACGATGAGCTGGGCAACCGGTACCAGCTGCCTGTCTACTGCCTGGCACCTCCCGTCAACCTGATTCTGGAGCGGAGTGAGGAGGAGATGGCGGAGCCAGCCGAGCCCCTGCCCAATGCCCGGCGGGAGTTCGCCCTCAAGGTGCGGCTCTCCACCGGCAAGGACCTGCGGCTCAGCGCCAGCATGGGCGACACCATCGGGcagctgaagaagcagctgcaggtgCAGGAGGGCATTGACCTGGCCTGGCAGCGCTGGTTCTTCTCGGGCAAGCTGCTCACTGACCGCACACGGCTGCAGGAGACCAAGATCCAGAAGGATTTTGTTGTGCAAGTGATCGTCAACCAGCCCCTGCCGCCCAGGAACTGA
- the ANKRD2 gene encoding LOW QUALITY PROTEIN: ankyrin repeat domain-containing protein 2 (The sequence of the model RefSeq protein was modified relative to this genomic sequence to represent the inferred CDS: deleted 1 base in 1 codon), whose product MAKLPQSCGAATAVSALGPRDGGAGGIKPRGQRSRRQRREPGLGTPARGGEEERLHPAQGCAPQANMELEVQRAKELIEQKLAEEEEEEKRLKEDGAWEPPAVERMNTPELEEEKRRGPRNRGLEAVKGQERVRKSSVDLRREIIDVGSIQRLIELRKQRRQRREERAATPEPSPPPEPLEIEGPVEPETFLRAAVQGKMRVIEKFLADGGSPDTCDEFHRTALHRSSLEGHTDILQKLLDSGATVDFRDRLDCTAMHWACRGGHLDAVKLLQDHGADLSLKDKLLSTPLHVATRTGHPDIVEHLIHCGVDINSPDREGDTALHDATRLSRYKIIKMLLLHGADMMAKNQAGKTPTDLVQQWQLDTRQALETKEQPQGEMEVPA is encoded by the exons ATGGCAAAGCTGCCCCAGTCATGTGGAGCAGCCACAGCTGTTAGTGCCCTTGGGCCACGGGACGGAGGGGCTGGCGGCATAAAGCCCCGCGGCCAGCGGAGTCGCCGGCAGCGCCgggagccagggctgggcacT CCTGCCCGTGGTGGCGAGGAGGAGAGGCTGCATCCTGCGCAGGGCTGTGCACCACAGGCAAACATGGAGCTGGAAGTGCAACGAGCCAAGGAGCTCATCGAGCAGAAGCtggcggaggaggaggaggaggagaag CGACTCAAAGAGGATGGCGCGTGGGAGCCGCCGGCCGTGGAGCGGATGAACACACccgagctggaggaggagaaacgCCGTGGCCCCAGGAACCGGGGCCTCGAGGCCGTCAAG ggccagGAGCGGGTGCGGAAGAGCTCAGTGGACCTGCGGCGGGAGATCATTGACGTGGGGAGCATCCAGCGCCTCATCGAGCTCCGCAAGCAGCGCCGGCAGCGCAGGGAGGAACGGGCAGCCACCCCCGAGCCCTCACCACCACCAGAGCCCCTGGAGATT GAGGGTCCTGTGGAGCCGGAGACCTTCCTGCGAGCCGCCGTCCAGGGCAAGATGCGTGTCATCGAGAAGTTTCTGGCAGACGGTGGCTCCCCTGACACGTGTGATGAG TTCCACCGCACGGCCCTGCACCGTTCCTCACTGGAAGGACACACGGACAtcctgcagaagctgctggacAGCGGGGCCACTGTTGACTTCAGGGACCGG CTGGACTGCACCGCCATGCACTGGGCCTGCCGGGGCGGGCACCTGGACGCCGTCAAGCTGCTGCAGGACCACGGGGCAGACCTCAGCCTGAAGGACAAG CTGCTCAGCACCCCCCTCCACGTGGCCACCCGGACTGGGCACCCTGACATTGTGGAGCACCTCATCCACTGTGGGGTGGACATCAACTCCCCAGACAGG GAAGGCGACACGGCGCTGCATGACGCCACACGGCTGAGCCGCTACAAGATCATCAAAATGCTGCTCCTGCACGGGGCCGACATGATGGCCAAGAACCAG GCTGGCAAGACCCCGACAGACCTGgtgcagcagtggcagctggACACGCGCCAGGCACTGGAGACCAAGGAGCAGCCTCAGGGGGAGATGGAGGTCCCCGCGTGA
- the HOGA1 gene encoding 4-hydroxy-2-oxoglutarate aldolase, mitochondrial isoform X2, whose translation MALSTRLVSPLRPALAALRRAAPGQRRGLSTQPGPVHTLNLRGIFPPLTTPFSATQEVDYARLEGNLCGYASIPFRGLVVLGSNGEYPYLSLRERLELVSCVRRALPRDRLLLAGSGCESTQATIELTVSMAEAGADVALVVTPCYYRGAMTSAALVQHYTEVADASPIPVVLYSVPANTGLDLPLEAVLTLAQHPNILGIKDSGGDITRMGLMVHKTRQEDFQVLAGSAGFLLASYALGHPPVWDPGTEEGHGVVRLLWGSLPCTPGPAELPPG comes from the exons ATGGCGCTCAGCACCCGCCTCGTCTCACCCCTCCGGCCTGCCCTGGCAGCTCTGCGCCGGGCAGCCCCTGGGCAGCGCCGGGGGCTCAGCACCCAGCCGGGACCAGTGCACACACTGAACCTCAGGGGCATATTCCCGCCCCTCACCACCCCGTTCTCGGCCACACAGGAGGTGGACTATGCCCGGCTGGAGGGAAACTTGTGCGGCTATGCCAGCATCCCCTTCCGAG ggctggtggtgctgggctCCAATGGGGAGTACCCCTACCTGTCACTCCGCGAGCGGCTGGAGCTGGTGAGCTGCGTGCGCCGGGCTCTGCCCAGGGACCGCCTGCTGCTGGCCGGCTCAGGCTGCGAAT CCACCCAGGCCACCATCGAGCTGACGGTCAGCATGGCAGAGGCGGGGGCTGATGTGGCACTGGTCGTGACGCCCTGCTACTACCGGGGGGCCATGACCAGCGCTGCCCTGGTGCAGCACTACACAGAG GTTGCTGACGCATCCCCCATCCCTGTGGTGCTCTACAGCGTCCCCGCCAACACCGGCCTGGACCTGCCCCTGGAGGCTGTCCTCACCCTGGCTCAGCACCCCAACATCCTTGGGATCAAGGACAGCGGTGGGGAC ATCACTCGCATGGGGCTGATGGTTCACAAGACACGGCAGGAGGATTTCCAGGTGCTGGCGGGATCAGCCGGCTTCCTGCTGGCGAGCTACGCCCTGG GTCACCCGCCGGTTTGGGATCCCGGGACTGAAGAAGGCCATGGAGTGGTTCGGCTACTATGGGGGTCCCTGCCGTGCACCCCTGGCCCCGCTGAGCTCCCCCCAGGTTGA
- the HOGA1 gene encoding 4-hydroxy-2-oxoglutarate aldolase, mitochondrial isoform X1, with protein sequence MALSTRLVSPLRPALAALRRAAPGQRRGLSTQPGPVHTLNLRGIFPPLTTPFSATQEVDYARLEGNLCGYASIPFRGLVVLGSNGEYPYLSLRERLELVSCVRRALPRDRLLLAGSGCESTQATIELTVSMAEAGADVALVVTPCYYRGAMTSAALVQHYTEVADASPIPVVLYSVPANTGLDLPLEAVLTLAQHPNILGIKDSGGDITRMGLMVHKTRQEDFQVLAGSAGFLLASYALGASGGVCALANVLGAALCQLDGLCREGRWQEARDLQHRLIEPNLAVTRRFGIPGLKKAMEWFGYYGGPCRAPLAPLSSPQVEELRGIFSANGWL encoded by the exons ATGGCGCTCAGCACCCGCCTCGTCTCACCCCTCCGGCCTGCCCTGGCAGCTCTGCGCCGGGCAGCCCCTGGGCAGCGCCGGGGGCTCAGCACCCAGCCGGGACCAGTGCACACACTGAACCTCAGGGGCATATTCCCGCCCCTCACCACCCCGTTCTCGGCCACACAGGAGGTGGACTATGCCCGGCTGGAGGGAAACTTGTGCGGCTATGCCAGCATCCCCTTCCGAG ggctggtggtgctgggctCCAATGGGGAGTACCCCTACCTGTCACTCCGCGAGCGGCTGGAGCTGGTGAGCTGCGTGCGCCGGGCTCTGCCCAGGGACCGCCTGCTGCTGGCCGGCTCAGGCTGCGAAT CCACCCAGGCCACCATCGAGCTGACGGTCAGCATGGCAGAGGCGGGGGCTGATGTGGCACTGGTCGTGACGCCCTGCTACTACCGGGGGGCCATGACCAGCGCTGCCCTGGTGCAGCACTACACAGAG GTTGCTGACGCATCCCCCATCCCTGTGGTGCTCTACAGCGTCCCCGCCAACACCGGCCTGGACCTGCCCCTGGAGGCTGTCCTCACCCTGGCTCAGCACCCCAACATCCTTGGGATCAAGGACAGCGGTGGGGAC ATCACTCGCATGGGGCTGATGGTTCACAAGACACGGCAGGAGGATTTCCAGGTGCTGGCGGGATCAGCCGGCTTCCTGCTGGCGAGCTACGCCCTGG GTGCCTCTGGGGGGGTCTGTGCCCTTGCCAACGTCCTGGGGGCCGCGTTGTGCCAGCTGGACGGCCTGTGCCGTGAGGGGCGCTGGCAGGAGGCCCGCGACCTGCAGCACCGGCTCATCGAGCCCAACCTGGCG GTCACCCGCCGGTTTGGGATCCCGGGACTGAAGAAGGCCATGGAGTGGTTCGGCTACTATGGGGGTCCCTGCCGTGCACCCCTGGCCCCGCTGAGCTCCCCCCAGGTTGAGGAGCTGAGGGGCATCTTCAGTGCCAATGGCTGGTTGTGA
- the MORN4 gene encoding MORN repeat-containing protein 4, with translation MTLTKGSFTYSNGEEYRGEWKEGRRHGVGQLTFADGTAYVGHFENGLFHGCGVLTFSDGSRYEGEFVQGKFNGVGVFTRCDNMTFEGEFKGGRVYGFGLLTFPDGSHGVPRNEGFFENNKLLRREKCPAVIQRAQGASKSAHNLTA, from the exons ATGACCCTCACCAAAGGCTCCTTCACCTACTCCAATGGGGAGGAGTACCGTGGCGAGTGGAAGGAAG GTCGCAGGCACGGTGTCGGGCAGCTGACGTTTGCCGACGGCACCGCTTATGTGGGGCACTTCGAGAACGGTCTCTTCCACGGCTGCGGTGTGCTCACCTTCTCCGACGGCTCCAG GTACGAGGGGGAGTTTGTGCAGGGCAAGTTCAATGGCGTCGGCGTCTTCACCCGCTGCGACAACATGACCTTTGAGGGCGAGTTCAAAGGCGGGCGCGTGTACGGCTTCG gtCTCCTGACCTTCCCTGACGGCTCCCACGGGGTGCCCCGCAACGAGGGCTTCTTTGAGAACAACAAGCTGCTGCGGCGGGAGAAGTGCCCGGCCGTCATCCAGAGGGCCCAGGGTGCCTCCAAGTCTGCCCACAACCTGACAGCGTGA